The genomic region tctttttttttggtggcgaGCAAGCTAAACCAAGCTAAGCTCATCTAAAACAAACTAAGCTGAACAGGGCCGAGAGATTTCTACACAGTCTGAGACGAATTTAACCAGGACGCATAATGTAGATGTTAAATTAGTTCAGTCCTAATTCAGGATGAATTAGTGAAGCGCGTGTGGCTTCTGAAAAGAAGCCTAGAATAGAGTATCGTCGTCAAATCACGTGATATTTACGGCAACACAAGTTGGACAAATCTCGTGTcacgaaacacatttaaaaaaaaaaaagcacgttcAAATTAATTGTCTTTtggaaataagaaaaaataaattctttaaACTGTATTTGAACGAGTACGAAACATGCTTACTTCCTGTACAGTGTTGTTGTAAAGTTGTAACTCGACAACCTCAGATCTAACAACATTCAACATCAGTGCAGCGTAGCCTATCAGGTTAATTCTTATATAGGCCAGGGTGATGTGTGCTTCAAATATAAGAGCGTAGAAAAGAAATACGTTCGAATAGACATACATAcgtccatacatacatacatacatacatacatacatacaactaTTACTATTAggaagtattttattttgaaatggccgTATCAGAACCACCaaaaatcccaaataaaactggTCACAGTACTTCCTAcgaatttttaaaattattgagGGGcttataacaaacaaaaaaaaaaaaaaaagttatttcagTATTAACAGATGACAGTTTATGTATTATTGTAGTTATATTTATAGAGTGAGTCATACTAAATGTTACCAGACTGAATGATAGATATGTTGTGGATTTAGGTCCACTCCCACCAATAGTGTGTAATGGTGACAACCCTGAACGTTGAACTACTAGTAAACACTCAAAAGCAATGGAATTCTTAGATTCTTTTTAGTCTATGCAACACATTGGACCTTGTTTTTACAAAAGGTGTCAATACTGGCCTCTCATCCATCCTGCATGTCCCTGTGTCTGAGCACTTTTGTGTGCAtggttttaatatatatttatcacCACTACACTCTTACAGTTTGAACCAATCTCATCAGAGAATTTGGCCTCTGCAGTAGCTGCCTCAAACCCTACGTGCGCATTAGACCCGACGCCATCTGAGTCACAGCACAAGCACCCCAAATCCCCACTTAACTGGCATGGCATTTTTAGAGCGCCACCTTTTCAGTTGTGTGTGCACGTCATCGAGACAAAGGCATGTAAAGAGCAGTACTTTATTCAGGATCATAATCAAGTACAATTTTTCATCATCTCACCACCATGAATCAAAGTTTATCCCAAGTCATTTCAACCAATCAATCAGTCACTTACTGGATATGAACTTCACACAAAAGACGACAAACTATATATAACGCTTTAGGTGTTTTAACACAAGAGCTAATTGTCAACACCtgtctaaaaaaatacaagaacaCAAATAGATCACAAAATTGTACAGATTATTTAAAAATCGCTGTCATTGTAATTACCTTTATTAAACATGGAAAATGTAATATATAAGGCACAGTGCATATGAATGGACACATGCCAGCCAGATTATAGTAGTCAATTTTAAACTGCAACCAGTTGTCAGGTtgatgtaacattttaaatacaaattcaatttcaaaataggATAAGTCAAAGATGTGTGCAATACACAGATCATTCCTTCATTCAGCAGTAAAAATgatttctgcaccattttaaatgtaaattcagaaatgagatcatatcaagcttcatcactgctattctcaccagcacacttgtgcctctcagcTTTAGCCTTACTTGGGAATCCTTgatcacaaactgagcaggtaaaaggcttctctccagtatggattcttgtgtgtatttcaaAGCCTCGActattagaatattttttaccacaaaatgagcaagcaaaaggtttctctccagtgtgggttcttatgTGAattgttaatttttgctttccaGAGAATTTTAAGccacaaaccgagcaagcaaacggcttctctccagtgtgggttcttgtgtgtatttttagtttttcattcGTACTAATTTttttgccacaaactgagcaaacaaagggtttctctccagtgtgggttcttgtgtgtatttttaattttcccttctcagagaaacttttaccacaaactgagcaggcaaaaggcttctcttcAATGTGGGTTTTTGTGTGAATTGCTAATTTTGGCTTTCCAGAGAATTTTAGGCCACAAACCAAGCAAATAAAGGGTTtgtcaccagtgtgggttcttgtgtgtatttttaagttttcattctTACTAAATTttttgccacaaactgagcaagtaaATGGTTTGTCAcctgtgtgggttcttgtgtgtactCTTAAGCTTCCcctgtgagcaaaattttgaccacaaactgagcaggcaaaaggcttttctttagtgtgggttcttgtgtgtatttttaagtatcccttatgtgaaaatgttttaccacaaactaagcaagcaaaaggcttctctccagtgtgtgttcttgtgtgttcttTTAAGTTTCCCCtccgagcaaaattttgaccacaaactgaacaggcaaaaggcttctctccggtgtgggttcttgtgtgtatttttaagtttgctttccaacaaaattttttgccacaaactgagcaagcaaaggccttctctccagtgtgggttttggtgtgtatttttaagttttcattctTACTAAATTTTTTgttacaaactgagcaagcaaagggcttctctccagtgtgggttcttgtgtgttcttttaagtttcccttccgagcaaaattttgaccacagacaGAGCAGGCAAAAGTTTTCGCTCCTGTGtgagttcttgtgtgtctttttaagttttcattctTACTAAATTTTTTgctacaaactgagcaggcaaaaggcttctctccggtgtggcttcttgtgtgtatttttaagtgtcccttcCGAACAAaatttttaccacaaactgagcaagcaaagggcttctctccagtgtgtatttttgtgtgtatttttaagctcCCCTTCACagagaaactttgaccacaaacagAGCAGACAAAGGGTTTATCACCAGTGTGGCCCATCGTATGTCTTCTCAGTTGAGACTTGGAACCAAAAGTTTTTCCACACAAAGAACATTTCCAAGGTTTGCCGTCAGTGTGATATGTCACATCATTATCAGACTGTTCAAAGTCATCAGTGTGAGGAGAGTGTGACGCGTCTTCACCCTCTGACATTGGCGCTAACCGGCTGTCTGCTTGCGATCCTCCACGGTGGTCCTCATCATCTTCTTTTATTTGTTgtcttgagctgctgcttggaagctccgcccctttgttctcATCATATTGACATTCttcttcagtcttcaaatggacaccagtcacgggCAACTCTGTAAAATCCTCCTCTTTATTGTATGATGGCAGTTGCTCCTCTTTTATGTTGAGAGGCTGTGGCTGCTCCTCTTCTTTAATTTGAAGAGGCTcccactcctcctcctctttcacaccagggaactctggctcctgccgctcaggacaaatatatttttcaccaaCGTCTGCGGGACACAAGATGGTTTGGTAAAGTCACTTTATTGTGATGATATATATTTAAGAttatcacatgggccacatgagtgaaagaattagtgctgtcactgtcaaatatttttcGAATCACTTAATCAgattaatttgaatttttattagcattattattattactgcttATTAACCCGTGATTAGTCTTTAATTCGAATTCatacagtgatttaaaaaaaaagtggggattcatgttgtactatgttaccagttcggtcattgttttccaaagtaaagacGGATgttggccaaaaaaataaaataaaataaaattcaaaactaatctCTAAAAGCCTTGAcactcaaaaagaggtctgaactcaagtcggtccccacaatggtagttaaaccTGGGAAAGCAGGCGTCTGTGGGCGCCACAATGAAGAAAAGACAAAGGCGCGCATGCGGACACACACACAGGTACAGGTTATTGGAGGTACAAATCATGACTTTTACACAtacaaatgtatactttttctacaggtacatttttttcctacaagtcatgatttgtacctgcaaaaaaataaataaataagtacctgtcgcaaaaaaacaaaacaaaaaaagtctaaatttgtatctgtaaaagtcgtgatttgtacctgtacaaATGACAACCTGTAGTTAAAGAAGTCGCCACTAGGAGTCACAAGCGGTTTTTCTGCTGATGTCCAGTTACGTGACTTTTGCACTTAATTTCACACgggcctcgagggccggagtctgcAGGTtttgaggtttccctcttccaggATTTTTCAGGCTTATTCAGAGATTGCTGATgggctgatcatatatcagctgtgttggagaagggaaacacacAAAACCTGTAGGAATCCGGAAACACTTGTGACTCCTAGTGGTGACTTATTTGACTACAAGTTGTCATTTGTACAGGAACAAATTACGACTTTTACATATACAAATTTAGATGTTTTCTTTCtacaggtttattttttttgtaacaattgtgtttttttacatgtacaatTTTTACATCTCCAAATCACGAATTTTACAGATATAATCATTTATACTTCTTTCtacagatacatttttttttttttactacgacaattttttttaaaggtacatgttacttttgcaccatatttacctccatgCAAAAACCTGCTGTTCAACACACCTCGAGGCTGCTTGCAAACagcgtccagcagttgacgtcGCTGGTTCTCCTCTTGCGCTCCACATagctcctcttcgtacttgactttcgTTATTGCGAACATTttcacacgatattcacgacacttGACGCTCACACTTGGCGTTTACTAGACCAATTTGTCAAAACAAACgcgtctgctttttttttttggctagcaaactaagctaaactaagctaagctaaaacaAACTCAACTAAACAGGGCCGATAGATTTCGACGAGCAGAGTATGAGACGAATTTAATCAGGACACAAAATGTAGATGTTTAAGTTTGTTCAGTCCTAATTCAGGATGAAATTACATAGTGAATTGCGTGTGGCTACGTAAAAGAAGCCTGGAATGGAGTAGTTTAGTCAAGTCACGTGATATTTACGGCAACACCAGTTGGACAAATCTCGTATCACGAAAAACCTTAATTTAAACCACAatcgaaagaaaaagaaacaaacgaATAAGACAATGTTTACTTTCTGTACAGTGTTGTAAAGTTGCAAACTCGACAACTTCTAATCTAACAACATTGATCGTCAGTGCAGTGTATCACGTTCATCTCTTTCCAAGAAATACGTTCGAATGGAAATACATActacccgtaggcagtattttattttgaaatggctgggtcagaaccatcaaaaagcccatttttttcacattagTTGGACTTGGCATCCGTGTGATAGCTTTGACTTTTCCAACATCGGTTCTCAAGCCTTCTGCGTTTATGATGTGGCCAAagtattgtatttcttttttttcccaaagtgaCACTTGTTCTTGTTCAGCTTTAAGATTCAGATTTTATCCAACATGTCAACTGTACCATGCATTCATTCACATGGCAACATGCTTGCCCTCGGTGCATGTGGTGCAGGTTCACTTCacacgcgtgtgcgtgtgagaaacaacacatttttgtcCTTTGTGCCATTACGTCACAAGCACTCTCACTGTACTCAATTATTAACAAATGATTTATTGAAGTCTCCTGCAAACTGGAAGGTGAGGCCACGGAATCAGAGCAGTAAGCTTACAAAAGGTATTTCAAGCCGGAAACCACAAGCTTACAGGAATGTCTGCTCCCAAAGATTTTCTTTCCATAAAGCACCTTCAAATGGAACGTGGCCTTCATGTTTATTCAGTACGCCTGTGTTGAATTCCTGCTTCAATGCAAACCTGTAAAACAAGTGTGGGTGTGTCCCAACAGTGGTTTATGTCGCTGCAAACAGGTAATGGTGATGACCGCAATCCAGACCTCAACTTCCAACTAATCTAGGCGTTACAATCTGAAGAAACACGCTTTATGAAATGACAAATAGGACACATGTGGCATAGTCAGATTTTAATGGAGTGTTGGAAGTTATCAGCACACCAACGTTGAAGACCTCAAAGCCTTACAAGGCCAAGAAATGGTTATTGCACTTATCGCAAttcttcatttttcaaaatacagttgaatgttaaataataacaatacatATACTATGAGGTAAAACAGCCAATGCAAGTGATATAACATAGTTATGGACGGCATTTATGCATTGTTGTGTGTGGCTCATTCAGTATAGTAATAAGTAATGTTGATTTTGGACGTGCAAACTTCACTTTTGtattagactaagtgcaatttctggagaaattacgtgggaatgctgaaagcttaatgctaatagctgaatgcatgtggaatactTATGAACTAAattgagataaattatgaaattataacctcctggttactggataatgcactttaccaactgtgccaccgagcagtatcagacacctggtaatgctgatgagttatatgtatggaagtggttgtggaaagtgatacttagaaaaagttcaatatctGTCCTATTGAAAAAGAATGGGGAAAAAGttcatattaaatgttaaattgtgcaaatactgtaagtaatgtggaatcagacaatatatataccccgtgaggcgtgaatttttgaagctagttgaaatttgaacaatgtaaattggaagtattagttgttacgcggcaaaaaagtgtggagaataaaaatcacagtaacatatgtgggaatgcttcagcattcccacagttAAAGTGTGTCGATCATAACTGTGCTTAACCCTCAGTTATGAATGAGCTGGTGTGGTCATTGAACCAAAAAAGGTAAAATTTTGACACGTGTCTAATATTGTTTCATGGTAACATTCTgctgtatatttatttaagtCTTCAGGTACAAATGCCTGAACTATAATTCATTTGTATGGACTATCAAAATTGTGGGGACTTCATGCACAAGATTAAAAACAAGACATAAAAACATCATACGCGTATTAAAATCTACATTGCCTTTCATTGTCTTATTGAACTGTTTTCTTGGTTGACCTCTTCTTAGCGCTTTGTAAGCCTGACGTGTCCTGGTTCCTCGTATCACACTTGTCAATCAGGTCCTCTCACTCTGCTCCGTGAGGTAAAAACCCAACTTGGCCACACTCATTTCCCTTCGGAGACGCATCACCTCCCAGAACATCTGCTCCGCTGGACACGagcaaaaataatcacattttgagTGTggctaaaaaaatctaaagcagGAAAACGTCATTTGTGAATGAACTTACCATCATGCCTCACCAAGCCTTGCTGGATGTAGCGGATATACGTAAAAAAGTTGCACACAGCCGTTATCTGGAAAGGCAAAACGAGgtcatgtggaaaaaaaaaacaaaaacagcagatgGTGTCAAAGCGCAGTGAAAGAAACCTACACGTACCCGTGCTCGGCTGGAGGGCGAAATGTAGTAGTAGTTCCCCTTGTCGCCGAGTTTAATGCGATGTCTGCACAATCGCGACACGCCGCTTAGTGCACATTTTCTGCCAGGAAATTGAAACGTTCAAAGAGCTGCAGCTTCAATAATGGACACATGCTATCAAGTCTTTCAATTGTGCActtttaggttaaaaaaaacatctcagaTGAGAATGAGGCCAAAAATAACCAAAGGTGCACAATCAGAGATTAGGTTAGTCATTGAAAGAGCAATATATTGAGGTCAGACGCATGCTTCGGGTGCATTTATTGACATTGGGCAGAGATATCAGCTGGCCGCCAGCACACGAGTCATCATCTCATGCTGCAGTAAATGCGTATTAGTGAAGGAGCGACAAGCTTTCTGAGTGGACTTACGTCTCCAATGCTGCCCTAAAGTAACTGGAAACACAAGATTTGGAAGTGAGACAGTGATTGGAAAAGTGCCCACTGATTAAATCCCCCTGTTAAAAAGATTTTCTGAATTTCAAATTTAATTGGAACCCATGAAGTCAGATGCTAAAGTTATACAGTTGGAAATAATGTGTTTTACAATTGTCATAACTATGTTAACGTTAAATGGAACATTTCTTCTACAGTTCATGAACATTAACGGGGAACTTCGATTTACAATGCTCCAACTTAAAAGGGCAAgtcaaccaaataaaaaaaaaaaatcttggcaataatatgttctatgcagcccccactggtctaaatacagtattctggttaatattgcgtcagtgagttatgcagcaaaatccagcagttattATCCATAtcaggaggcagccattttgtcacttgctgtcaagtgaaaatgacatcacagttgctcaggtctcaggtaacaaccaatcacagctcagcttcagaaaacaggtgagctgtgattggtcactgcAAGAggcccgagcaactgtgatgtcatcttcagttgacagcaagtgttaaaataccacccccccccccctccacccactgaaatagataaaaataaaaaatagctggattttgcttcataactcatatttcacaaatgcaatattaatcagaatgttatgtttagactagtgaggtcacatataaccaGTGGATAGAGTAGCCAAAAACTGTACTCAAGAAAGTAGTGTactcaagtacaagtaaaaaaagtattcgctgaaaagaatactcaagtactgagtaactgcttgaacataaagtgagatttattttttaaaacaatgtcaTCAGACAGAGAAAAACATCAAATTATGTGCAAATTCTGGCATTTCGTAACTCGCTCAGCGCTGCCTCTCAGTCTAACCACCATAGGTGACACATTCTTAAAGCGAAAGCACCAATACTCATTTTTCAGTTGACTCTTTCGGGTTCTGATCATGACTGCCAGTCCTCAACCGGGGCGTGTTTCCTATATATAAACAATCTCCGCAGAAATGCTCCCACACGGTCTGTCAAGCAGAGCACTGACTGAAGTCGCACATTTACagatttttgagaaaattgaaGACTTATGTGCACAAGTACGTTAAAATACGGTAAATCATATGTATGAAATGTGGGTAACGACTCTAGTGTCGCCCAATATAGCGGAGTAAAAGTAGCCTTTCTTCTTTACACatcttactcaagtaaaagtaaaaagtattatgtggTGAAACTAGTTACTCTTTCAAAAAGTTACTCAATAAATGCAACAAAGTAAATGTAACTtgttactacccacctctgcatataattattgtcaagaaatgtttaaggtcgcctttaaagtgaaaataatgcaCTCTTTGACCTCATTGGTTCCACTTTAGATATTGTATCGGCTGGCCCAAACTGAGCAGCGACTAGTGAAAGGAAAGACAGTGTGGCTGTtgttacacacacaaagcaACTCACTTAGGTCGTCCACACTCTCCAGCCGAGGCTTTAACCATCGGTAGCGCTGACATGGCCACGGGTTCGATAGTCAGAGAGTTGTTTTCCACGGCGCTCTGAACCAGCTGGGACAGCTGTGGACGGCAAGCGGGTGCGCCGATTAGACCGCCGTAATCAGAAAACGTTTGCGGCGAAGAGATTCTGACCTCGGATCGTGTAAAAGAAAGACACGGTGCGATGTCTTCTCTGTAGATGCGACTCATGAGGGCGGACGAGCGATCGAGACTCGGATGCTCCTTCCACATGAGGAACTCGGCGTACAGGACTGAGTCCATCTGTGGAGACGAGACAGTCCCTCACTTCACTCATCTTGTCAGCAAAGAGTTAGTGTGAGTCCGAAGGTCAAAGTCACCGAGAGGCTAAGCTCGACAGAGAGACAGTTACCTGACAGAGAATTAGAGGAGAGCAGGAACAGCAGgctgagaggaaaaaaagacaagttaCAAGAAAGAAAATAAGCTGAAGAATGACGAAGACTTGAAGGAAAAAAGGACCAATACGGAAAAAAGGTTGCCCACTTGATGTCATCCTTTACCTCACGGTCCTCTTTGGCCACGGGCTGAACGGGGAGTGACGGAGGTTCCGGTTTCCCAGGTGGGGACGGGAAACCACTGTTCATGCTCTTGTTGCGATTTTGTGCGCCGACCGGGAGCTGCAGCTGGGGATGCCGCTGCCGGTTCGGAGCGGATGGCGTGGACGTCAACACCAGGGATTTGAGCGCCGTCACTTCTGCTTGAAGGACGTCGATCTGGGGGGGAATAAAAAACTTGTTTCAACTGCTTTCTGTTTCAGAAGAACATAGGTTGGTTCCACAAAAAATACC from Festucalex cinctus isolate MCC-2025b chromosome 3, RoL_Fcin_1.0, whole genome shotgun sequence harbors:
- the LOC144016029 gene encoding uncharacterized protein LOC144016029 isoform X2, with the translated sequence MFAITKVKYEEELCGAQEENQRRQLLDAVCKQPRDVGEKYICPERQEPEFPGVKEEEEWEPLQIKEEEQPQPLNIKEEQLPSYNKEEDFTELPVTGVHLKTEEECQYDENKGAELPSSSSRQQIKEDDEDHRGGSQADSRLAPMSEGEDASHSPHTDDFEQSDNDVTYHTDGKPWKCSLCGKTFGSKSQLRRHTMGHTGDKPFVCSVCGQSFSVKGSLKIHTKIHTGEKPFACSVCGKNFVRKGHLKIHTRSHTGEKPFACSVCSKKFSKNENLKRHTRTHTGAKTFACSVCGQNFARKGNLKEHTRTHTGEKPFACSVCNKKFSKNENLKIHTKTHTGEKAFACSVCGKKFCWKANLKIHTRTHTGEKPFACSVCGQNFARRGNLKEHTRTHTGEKPFACLVCGKTFSHKGYLKIHTRTHTKEKPFACSVCGQNFAHRGSLRVHTRTHTGDKPFTCSVCGKKFSKNENLKIHTRTHTGDKPFICLVCGLKFSGKPKLAIHTKTHIEEKPFACSVCGKSFSEKGKLKIHTRTHTGEKPFVCSVCGKKISTNEKLKIHTRTHTGEKPFACSVCGLKFSGKQKLTIHIRTHTGEKPFACSFCGKKYSNSRGFEIHTRIHTGEKPFTCSVCDQGFPSKAKAERHKCAGENSSDEA
- the LOC144016029 gene encoding uncharacterized protein LOC144016029 isoform X1, coding for MFAITKVKYEEELCGAQEENQRRQLLDAVCKQPRGVLNSRFLHGDVGEKYICPERQEPEFPGVKEEEEWEPLQIKEEEQPQPLNIKEEQLPSYNKEEDFTELPVTGVHLKTEEECQYDENKGAELPSSSSRQQIKEDDEDHRGGSQADSRLAPMSEGEDASHSPHTDDFEQSDNDVTYHTDGKPWKCSLCGKTFGSKSQLRRHTMGHTGDKPFVCSVCGQSFSVKGSLKIHTKIHTGEKPFACSVCGKNFVRKGHLKIHTRSHTGEKPFACSVCSKKFSKNENLKRHTRTHTGAKTFACSVCGQNFARKGNLKEHTRTHTGEKPFACSVCNKKFSKNENLKIHTKTHTGEKAFACSVCGKKFCWKANLKIHTRTHTGEKPFACSVCGQNFARRGNLKEHTRTHTGEKPFACLVCGKTFSHKGYLKIHTRTHTKEKPFACSVCGQNFAHRGSLRVHTRTHTGDKPFTCSVCGKKFSKNENLKIHTRTHTGDKPFICLVCGLKFSGKPKLAIHTKTHIEEKPFACSVCGKSFSEKGKLKIHTRTHTGEKPFVCSVCGKKISTNEKLKIHTRTHTGEKPFACSVCGLKFSGKQKLTIHIRTHTGEKPFACSFCGKKYSNSRGFEIHTRIHTGEKPFTCSVCDQGFPSKAKAERHKCAGENSSDEA
- the rab3il1 gene encoding guanine nucleotide exchange factor for Rab-3A isoform X6, which produces MEIDHGVHSRLRSSSLEIREKEIREKGSEILSQELDAAKKELKLKDKECERLSQVRNQLEQELEELTASLFEEAHKMVREANVKQAGAEKQLKEAQGKIDVLQAEVTALKSLVLTSTPSAPNRQRHPQLQLPVGAQNRNKSMNSGFPSPPGKPEPPSLPVQPVAKEDREMDSVLYAEFLMWKEHPSLDRSSALMSRIYREDIAPCLSFTRSELSQLVQSAVENNSLTIEPVAMSALPMVKASAGECGRPNYFRAALETKCALSGVSRLCRHRIKLGDKGNYYYISPSSRARVRITAVCNFFTYIRYIQQGLVRHDAEQMFWEVMRLRREMSVAKLGFYLTEQSERT
- the rab3il1 gene encoding guanine nucleotide exchange factor for Rab-3A isoform X3, whose product is MDAFEGIHSVRISSSPPPATSSSRAYEVVKAGRSGIAVYSSAVFFGTPSEAQDKGCVVGRLIDLDPEPEPRLEGRGQVGPTMEIDHGVHSRLRSSSLEIREKEIREKGSEILSQELDAAKKELKLKDKECERLSQVRNQLEQELEELTASLFEEAHKMVREANVKQAGAEKQLKEAQGKIDVLQAEVTALKSLVLTSTPSAPNRQRHPQLQLPVGAQNRNKSMNSGFPSPPGKPEPPSLPVQPVAKEDREMDSVLYAEFLMWKEHPSLDRSSALMSRIYREDIAPCLSFTRSELSQLVQSAVENNSLTIEPVAMSALPMVKASAGECGRPKKCALSGVSRLCRHRIKLGDKGNYYYISPSSRARVRITAVCNFFTYIRYIQQGLVRHDAEQMFWEVMRLRREMSVAKLGFYLTEQSERT
- the rab3il1 gene encoding guanine nucleotide exchange factor for Rab-3A isoform X4 codes for the protein MDAFEGIHSVRISSSPPPATSSSRAYEVVKAGRSGIAVYSSAVFFGTPSEAQDKGCVVGRLIDLDPEPEPRLEGRGQVGPTMEIDHGVHSRLRSSSLEIREKEIREKGSEILSQELDAAKKELKLKDKECERLSQVRNQLEQELEELTASLFEEAHKMVREANVKQAGAEKQLKEAQGKIDVLQAEVTALKSLVLTSTPSAPNRQRHPQLQLPVGAQNRNKSMNSGFPSPPGKPEPPSLPVQPVAKEDREMDSVLYAEFLMWKEHPSLDRSSALMSRIYREDIAPCLSFTRSELSQLVQSAVENNSLTIEPVAMSALPMVKASAGECGRPKKCALSGVSRLCRHRIKLGDKGNYYYISPSSRARITAVCNFFTYIRYIQQGLVRHDAEQMFWEVMRLRREMSVAKLGFYLTEQSERT
- the rab3il1 gene encoding guanine nucleotide exchange factor for Rab-3A isoform X2, whose protein sequence is MDAFEGIHSVRISSSPPPATSSSRAYEVVKAGRSGIAVYSSAVFFGTPSEAQDKGCVVGRLIDLDPEPEPRLEGRGQVGPTMEIDHGVHSRLRSSSLEIREKEIREKGSEILSQELDAAKKELKLKDKECERLSQVRNQLEQELEELTASLFEEAHKMVREANVKQAGAEKQLKEAQGKIDVLQAEVTALKSLVLTSTPSAPNRQRHPQLQLPVGAQNRNKSMNSGFPSPPGKPEPPSLPVQPVAKEDREMDSVLYAEFLMWKEHPSLDRSSALMSRIYREDIAPCLSFTRSELSQLVQSAVENNSLTIEPVAMSALPMVKASAGECGRPNYFRAALETKCALSGVSRLCRHRIKLGDKGNYYYISPSSRARITAVCNFFTYIRYIQQGLVRHDAEQMFWEVMRLRREMSVAKLGFYLTEQSERT
- the rab3il1 gene encoding guanine nucleotide exchange factor for Rab-3A isoform X1, which encodes MDAFEGIHSVRISSSPPPATSSSRAYEVVKAGRSGIAVYSSAVFFGTPSEAQDKGCVVGRLIDLDPEPEPRLEGRGQVGPTMEIDHGVHSRLRSSSLEIREKEIREKGSEILSQELDAAKKELKLKDKECERLSQVRNQLEQELEELTASLFEEAHKMVREANVKQAGAEKQLKEAQGKIDVLQAEVTALKSLVLTSTPSAPNRQRHPQLQLPVGAQNRNKSMNSGFPSPPGKPEPPSLPVQPVAKEDREMDSVLYAEFLMWKEHPSLDRSSALMSRIYREDIAPCLSFTRSELSQLVQSAVENNSLTIEPVAMSALPMVKASAGECGRPNYFRAALETKCALSGVSRLCRHRIKLGDKGNYYYISPSSRARVRITAVCNFFTYIRYIQQGLVRHDAEQMFWEVMRLRREMSVAKLGFYLTEQSERT
- the rab3il1 gene encoding guanine nucleotide exchange factor for Rab-3A isoform X5, with the protein product MCSHVTWKPGRKLIDLDPEPEPRLEGRGQVGPTMEIDHGVHSRLRSSSLEIREKEIREKGSEILSQELDAAKKELKLKDKECERLSQVRNQLEQELEELTASLFEEAHKMVREANVKQAGAEKQLKEAQGKIDVLQAEVTALKSLVLTSTPSAPNRQRHPQLQLPVGAQNRNKSMNSGFPSPPGKPEPPSLPVQPVAKEDREMDSVLYAEFLMWKEHPSLDRSSALMSRIYREDIAPCLSFTRSELSQLVQSAVENNSLTIEPVAMSALPMVKASAGECGRPNYFRAALETKCALSGVSRLCRHRIKLGDKGNYYYISPSSRARVRITAVCNFFTYIRYIQQGLVRHDAEQMFWEVMRLRREMSVAKLGFYLTEQSERT